A genomic segment from Vanacampus margaritifer isolate UIUO_Vmar chromosome 3, RoL_Vmar_1.0, whole genome shotgun sequence encodes:
- the LOC144048458 gene encoding uncharacterized protein LOC144048458 isoform X1 yields MYHLKTWDNNWDPEHPNEDYFVNKPKTRSQANEDEVKQPTPDGATMKPPKKMVVVTVGEHPLYVSSFISLNHPNWLVDEVIDAYVHLILRRMGTAKENIHQMVCSIATRLFNGHPEVMGVAPNKERWICPVNIDNSHWIVVIVQTDEEKLLLIDPAGQEDCYKNMIENNWRKFIGTPGWSCEKIYHAIQKDRCNCGVLVLMFLEKYLQTGRILRAKTDKTALLMVRHQMSCDLLLAGVERVEDFNVFGTSHCQQQCNFLESSPMAAMYSSNFCLKDRQLLSTFPTSFSPSGGLKRLHHSQHSRTR; encoded by the exons ATGTatcatctcaagacctgggacaacaacTGG GATCCAGAGCATCCAAACGAAGACTATTTTGTCAACAAGCCTAA AACACGGTCTCAAGCTAATGAAGATGAAGTCAAACAGCCTACTCCTGATG GAGCAACGATGAAACCACCAAAGAAGATGGTGGTGGTCACTGTTGGGGAGCATCCTTTATATGTTTCGTCCTTCATTTCATTGAATCACCCCAACTGGCTGGTGGATGAA GTGATTGATGCATATGTTCATCTAATCCTTCGACGGATGGGAACGGCTAAGGAA aACATTCATCAAATGGTATGCTCGATAGCCACTCGTCTGTTTAATGGACATCCAGAGGTTATG GGCGTCGCCCCCAACAAAGAGAGGTGGATTTGTCCCGTCAATATTGATAACAGTCATTGGATTGTAGTG ATTGTCCAAACTGATGAGGAGAAACTGCTCCTAATCGACCCAGCAGGGCAGGAAGACTGCTACAAGAACATGATCGAGAACAATTGGCG GAAGTTCATTGGGACGCCAGGCTGGTCCTGTGAGAAAATTTACCATGCCATACAGAAGGACAGGTGCAACTGTGGCGTTCTGGTTTTAATG TTTCTAGAAAAGTACCTACAGACTGGAAGAATATTGCGCGCCAAGACGGACAAGACAGCACTTTTGATGGTTCGTCACCAGATGTCATGTGACCTCCTACTTGCTGGAG TTGAACGTGTTGAAGACTTCAATGTCTTTGGGACCAGCCACTGTCAGCAGCAGTGCAATTTCCTGGAGTCCAGTCCAATGGCCGCCATGTACAGCTCAAACTTCTGCTTAAAAGACCGCCAATTGCTGTCCACGTTCCCCACCAGTTTCAGTCCCTCCGGTGGCCTTAAAAGACTCCATCACAGCCAACACAGTCGTACACGATAG
- the LOC144048458 gene encoding uncharacterized protein LOC144048458 isoform X3, whose translation MDPEHPNEDYFVNKPKTRSQANEDEVKQPTPDGATMKPPKKMVVVTVGEHPLYVSSFISLNHPNWLVDEVIDAYVHLILRRMGTAKENIHQMVCSIATRLFNGHPEVMGVAPNKERWICPVNIDNSHWIVVIVQTDEEKLLLIDPAGQEDCYKNMIENNWRKFIGTPGWSCEKIYHAIQKDRCNCGVLVLMFLEKYLQTGRILRAKTDKTALLMVRHQMSCDLLLAGVERVEDFNVFGTSHCQQQCNFLESSPMAAMYSSNFCLKDRQLLSTFPTSFSPSGGLKRLHHSQHSRTR comes from the exons ATG GATCCAGAGCATCCAAACGAAGACTATTTTGTCAACAAGCCTAA AACACGGTCTCAAGCTAATGAAGATGAAGTCAAACAGCCTACTCCTGATG GAGCAACGATGAAACCACCAAAGAAGATGGTGGTGGTCACTGTTGGGGAGCATCCTTTATATGTTTCGTCCTTCATTTCATTGAATCACCCCAACTGGCTGGTGGATGAA GTGATTGATGCATATGTTCATCTAATCCTTCGACGGATGGGAACGGCTAAGGAA aACATTCATCAAATGGTATGCTCGATAGCCACTCGTCTGTTTAATGGACATCCAGAGGTTATG GGCGTCGCCCCCAACAAAGAGAGGTGGATTTGTCCCGTCAATATTGATAACAGTCATTGGATTGTAGTG ATTGTCCAAACTGATGAGGAGAAACTGCTCCTAATCGACCCAGCAGGGCAGGAAGACTGCTACAAGAACATGATCGAGAACAATTGGCG GAAGTTCATTGGGACGCCAGGCTGGTCCTGTGAGAAAATTTACCATGCCATACAGAAGGACAGGTGCAACTGTGGCGTTCTGGTTTTAATG TTTCTAGAAAAGTACCTACAGACTGGAAGAATATTGCGCGCCAAGACGGACAAGACAGCACTTTTGATGGTTCGTCACCAGATGTCATGTGACCTCCTACTTGCTGGAG TTGAACGTGTTGAAGACTTCAATGTCTTTGGGACCAGCCACTGTCAGCAGCAGTGCAATTTCCTGGAGTCCAGTCCAATGGCCGCCATGTACAGCTCAAACTTCTGCTTAAAAGACCGCCAATTGCTGTCCACGTTCCCCACCAGTTTCAGTCCCTCCGGTGGCCTTAAAAGACTCCATCACAGCCAACACAGTCGTACACGATAG
- the LOC144048458 gene encoding uncharacterized protein LOC144048458 isoform X2, which translates to MEDSHSNAKRKLPSTLGVTLRQITNIHTQMLWKHIPTGATMKPPKKMVVVTVGEHPLYVSSFISLNHPNWLVDEVIDAYVHLILRRMGTAKENIHQMVCSIATRLFNGHPEVMGVAPNKERWICPVNIDNSHWIVVIVQTDEEKLLLIDPAGQEDCYKNMIENNWRKFIGTPGWSCEKIYHAIQKDRCNCGVLVLMFLEKYLQTGRILRAKTDKTALLMVRHQMSCDLLLAGVERVEDFNVFGTSHCQQQCNFLESSPMAAMYSSNFCLKDRQLLSTFPTSFSPSGGLKRLHHSQHSRTR; encoded by the exons ATGGAAgattcccattcaaatgctaaaagGAAGTTACCATCAACTTTGGGGGTAACACTCcgtcaaataacaaatattcacacgcaaatgctgtggaaacacatacccacag GAGCAACGATGAAACCACCAAAGAAGATGGTGGTGGTCACTGTTGGGGAGCATCCTTTATATGTTTCGTCCTTCATTTCATTGAATCACCCCAACTGGCTGGTGGATGAA GTGATTGATGCATATGTTCATCTAATCCTTCGACGGATGGGAACGGCTAAGGAA aACATTCATCAAATGGTATGCTCGATAGCCACTCGTCTGTTTAATGGACATCCAGAGGTTATG GGCGTCGCCCCCAACAAAGAGAGGTGGATTTGTCCCGTCAATATTGATAACAGTCATTGGATTGTAGTG ATTGTCCAAACTGATGAGGAGAAACTGCTCCTAATCGACCCAGCAGGGCAGGAAGACTGCTACAAGAACATGATCGAGAACAATTGGCG GAAGTTCATTGGGACGCCAGGCTGGTCCTGTGAGAAAATTTACCATGCCATACAGAAGGACAGGTGCAACTGTGGCGTTCTGGTTTTAATG TTTCTAGAAAAGTACCTACAGACTGGAAGAATATTGCGCGCCAAGACGGACAAGACAGCACTTTTGATGGTTCGTCACCAGATGTCATGTGACCTCCTACTTGCTGGAG TTGAACGTGTTGAAGACTTCAATGTCTTTGGGACCAGCCACTGTCAGCAGCAGTGCAATTTCCTGGAGTCCAGTCCAATGGCCGCCATGTACAGCTCAAACTTCTGCTTAAAAGACCGCCAATTGCTGTCCACGTTCCCCACCAGTTTCAGTCCCTCCGGTGGCCTTAAAAGACTCCATCACAGCCAACACAGTCGTACACGATAG
- the LOC144048458 gene encoding uncharacterized protein LOC144048458 isoform X4 translates to MKPPKKMVVVTVGEHPLYVSSFISLNHPNWLVDEVIDAYVHLILRRMGTAKENIHQMVCSIATRLFNGHPEVMGVAPNKERWICPVNIDNSHWIVVIVQTDEEKLLLIDPAGQEDCYKNMIENNWRKFIGTPGWSCEKIYHAIQKDRCNCGVLVLMFLEKYLQTGRILRAKTDKTALLMVRHQMSCDLLLAGVERVEDFNVFGTSHCQQQCNFLESSPMAAMYSSNFCLKDRQLLSTFPTSFSPSGGLKRLHHSQHSRTR, encoded by the exons ATGAAACCACCAAAGAAGATGGTGGTGGTCACTGTTGGGGAGCATCCTTTATATGTTTCGTCCTTCATTTCATTGAATCACCCCAACTGGCTGGTGGATGAA GTGATTGATGCATATGTTCATCTAATCCTTCGACGGATGGGAACGGCTAAGGAA aACATTCATCAAATGGTATGCTCGATAGCCACTCGTCTGTTTAATGGACATCCAGAGGTTATG GGCGTCGCCCCCAACAAAGAGAGGTGGATTTGTCCCGTCAATATTGATAACAGTCATTGGATTGTAGTG ATTGTCCAAACTGATGAGGAGAAACTGCTCCTAATCGACCCAGCAGGGCAGGAAGACTGCTACAAGAACATGATCGAGAACAATTGGCG GAAGTTCATTGGGACGCCAGGCTGGTCCTGTGAGAAAATTTACCATGCCATACAGAAGGACAGGTGCAACTGTGGCGTTCTGGTTTTAATG TTTCTAGAAAAGTACCTACAGACTGGAAGAATATTGCGCGCCAAGACGGACAAGACAGCACTTTTGATGGTTCGTCACCAGATGTCATGTGACCTCCTACTTGCTGGAG TTGAACGTGTTGAAGACTTCAATGTCTTTGGGACCAGCCACTGTCAGCAGCAGTGCAATTTCCTGGAGTCCAGTCCAATGGCCGCCATGTACAGCTCAAACTTCTGCTTAAAAGACCGCCAATTGCTGTCCACGTTCCCCACCAGTTTCAGTCCCTCCGGTGGCCTTAAAAGACTCCATCACAGCCAACACAGTCGTACACGATAG
- the LOC144048458 gene encoding uncharacterized protein LOC144048458 isoform X5 codes for MYHLKTWDNNWDPEHPNEDYFVNKPKTRSQANEDEVKQPTPDGATMKPPKKMVVVTVGEHPLYVSSFISLNHPNWLVDEVIDAYVHLILRRMGTAKENIHQMVCSIATRLFNGHPEVMGVAPNKERWICPVNIDNSHWIVVIVQTDEEKLLLIDPAGQEDCYKNMIENNWRKFIGTPGWSCEKIYHAIQKDRCNCGVLVLMFLEKYLQTGRILRAKTDKTALLMVRHQMSCDLLLAGARQHQVHPSKHQ; via the exons ATGTatcatctcaagacctgggacaacaacTGG GATCCAGAGCATCCAAACGAAGACTATTTTGTCAACAAGCCTAA AACACGGTCTCAAGCTAATGAAGATGAAGTCAAACAGCCTACTCCTGATG GAGCAACGATGAAACCACCAAAGAAGATGGTGGTGGTCACTGTTGGGGAGCATCCTTTATATGTTTCGTCCTTCATTTCATTGAATCACCCCAACTGGCTGGTGGATGAA GTGATTGATGCATATGTTCATCTAATCCTTCGACGGATGGGAACGGCTAAGGAA aACATTCATCAAATGGTATGCTCGATAGCCACTCGTCTGTTTAATGGACATCCAGAGGTTATG GGCGTCGCCCCCAACAAAGAGAGGTGGATTTGTCCCGTCAATATTGATAACAGTCATTGGATTGTAGTG ATTGTCCAAACTGATGAGGAGAAACTGCTCCTAATCGACCCAGCAGGGCAGGAAGACTGCTACAAGAACATGATCGAGAACAATTGGCG GAAGTTCATTGGGACGCCAGGCTGGTCCTGTGAGAAAATTTACCATGCCATACAGAAGGACAGGTGCAACTGTGGCGTTCTGGTTTTAATG TTTCTAGAAAAGTACCTACAGACTGGAAGAATATTGCGCGCCAAGACGGACAAGACAGCACTTTTGATGGTTCGTCACCAGATGTCATGTGACCTCCTACTTGCTGGAG CAAGACAGCACCAGGTCCATCCTTCGAAGCATCAGTAG
- the LOC144048458 gene encoding uncharacterized protein LOC144048458 isoform X6, with protein sequence MYHLKTWDNNWDPEHPNEDYFVNKPKTRSQANEDEVKQPTPDGATMKPPKKMVVVTVGEHPLYVSSFISLNHPNWLVDEVIDAYVHLILRRMGTAKENIHQMVCSIATRLFNGHPEVMGVAPNKERWICPVNIDNSHWIVVIVQTDEEKLLLIDPAGQEDCYKNMIENNWRKFIGTPGWSCEKIYHAIQKDRCNCGVLVLMFLEKYLQTGRILRAKTDKTALLMVRHQMSCDLLLAGGPSAGQPLT encoded by the exons ATGTatcatctcaagacctgggacaacaacTGG GATCCAGAGCATCCAAACGAAGACTATTTTGTCAACAAGCCTAA AACACGGTCTCAAGCTAATGAAGATGAAGTCAAACAGCCTACTCCTGATG GAGCAACGATGAAACCACCAAAGAAGATGGTGGTGGTCACTGTTGGGGAGCATCCTTTATATGTTTCGTCCTTCATTTCATTGAATCACCCCAACTGGCTGGTGGATGAA GTGATTGATGCATATGTTCATCTAATCCTTCGACGGATGGGAACGGCTAAGGAA aACATTCATCAAATGGTATGCTCGATAGCCACTCGTCTGTTTAATGGACATCCAGAGGTTATG GGCGTCGCCCCCAACAAAGAGAGGTGGATTTGTCCCGTCAATATTGATAACAGTCATTGGATTGTAGTG ATTGTCCAAACTGATGAGGAGAAACTGCTCCTAATCGACCCAGCAGGGCAGGAAGACTGCTACAAGAACATGATCGAGAACAATTGGCG GAAGTTCATTGGGACGCCAGGCTGGTCCTGTGAGAAAATTTACCATGCCATACAGAAGGACAGGTGCAACTGTGGCGTTCTGGTTTTAATG TTTCTAGAAAAGTACCTACAGACTGGAAGAATATTGCGCGCCAAGACGGACAAGACAGCACTTTTGATGGTTCGTCACCAGATGTCATGTGACCTCCTACTTGCTGGAG GTCCCTCTGCTGGTCAACCTTTAACATAA
- the LOC144048458 gene encoding uncharacterized protein LOC144048458 isoform X7, translated as MYHLKTWDNNWDPEHPNEDYFVNKPKTRSQANEDEVKQPTPDGATMKPPKKMVVVTVGEHPLYVSSFISLNHPNWLVDEVIDAYVHLILRRMGTAKENIHQMVCSIATRLFNGHPEVMGVAPNKERWICPVNIDNSHWIVVIVQTDEEKLLLIDPAGQEDCYKNMIENNWRKFIGTPGWSCEKIYHAIQKDRCNCGVLVLMFLEKYLQTGRILRAKTDKTALLMVRHQMSCDLLLAGGFSVS; from the exons ATGTatcatctcaagacctgggacaacaacTGG GATCCAGAGCATCCAAACGAAGACTATTTTGTCAACAAGCCTAA AACACGGTCTCAAGCTAATGAAGATGAAGTCAAACAGCCTACTCCTGATG GAGCAACGATGAAACCACCAAAGAAGATGGTGGTGGTCACTGTTGGGGAGCATCCTTTATATGTTTCGTCCTTCATTTCATTGAATCACCCCAACTGGCTGGTGGATGAA GTGATTGATGCATATGTTCATCTAATCCTTCGACGGATGGGAACGGCTAAGGAA aACATTCATCAAATGGTATGCTCGATAGCCACTCGTCTGTTTAATGGACATCCAGAGGTTATG GGCGTCGCCCCCAACAAAGAGAGGTGGATTTGTCCCGTCAATATTGATAACAGTCATTGGATTGTAGTG ATTGTCCAAACTGATGAGGAGAAACTGCTCCTAATCGACCCAGCAGGGCAGGAAGACTGCTACAAGAACATGATCGAGAACAATTGGCG GAAGTTCATTGGGACGCCAGGCTGGTCCTGTGAGAAAATTTACCATGCCATACAGAAGGACAGGTGCAACTGTGGCGTTCTGGTTTTAATG TTTCTAGAAAAGTACCTACAGACTGGAAGAATATTGCGCGCCAAGACGGACAAGACAGCACTTTTGATGGTTCGTCACCAGATGTCATGTGACCTCCTACTTGCTGGAG